In a genomic window of Clavelina lepadiformis chromosome 7, kaClaLepa1.1, whole genome shotgun sequence:
- the LOC143465582 gene encoding mRNA-decapping enzyme 1B-like: MESNIEMIINLNSLLADIPHISNILGYANQVAVYRFDEESEEWEYLEMKGTLFVYSRSYPLKPGFVIINKLSPKDLTEPNTPSAEMIAEHCFLICKYYGSTYGFMFQDYFDCISIGYLLKDLWKEFENSPDYPSSNYSSSESSDEEELSDVASEENI; the protein is encoded by the exons ATGGAGTCGAACATTGAAATGATAATCAATTTGAACTCACTTCTTGCTGACATCCCAcacatttcaaatattttgggTTATGCTAATCAAGTGGCGGTTTATCGTTTTGATGAGGAAAGTGAAGAATGG GAATACCTTGAAATGAAAGGAACATTATTTGTTTATTCACG TTCTTATCCTTTGAAACCTGGTTTTGTAATCATCAACAAACTTTCTCCTAAAGACTTGACGGAACCCAACACGCCTAGTGCCGAGATGATCGCCGAACactgttttttaatttgcaaataCTATGGAT CAACTTACGGATTCATGTTCCAGGACTACTTCGACTGCATAAGCATTGGATATCTGTTGAAGGA CCTTTGGAAAGAGTTTGAGAATTCTCCGGACTATCCCAGTAGCAATTATTCATCATCGGAAAGCAGTGATGAAGAGGAGTTAAGCGATGTTGCTTCGGAGGAAAATATATAG
- the LOC143465888 gene encoding EH domain-containing protein 3-like, whose protein sequence is MLRWICREEKEREPEIFENVSLGLKNLYKSRLKPLEEAYKFHNFHSPALHNADFDSKPMILLIGQYSTGKTTFIRYLLEKDFPGMRIGPEPTTDCFIAIMAGAKDKASGVVNEGIVPGNAAVVDDTKPFRALSSFGNAFLSRFLCSHMENEVLNSISIIDTPGILSGEKQRVNRGYDFAKVLTWLAERVDRIILLFDAHKLDISDEFHEALDAVKTFDSKIRVVLNKSDQVNTQQLMRVYGALMWSLGKVITTPEVVRVYIGSFWDQPLRYDENRLLFEAERNDLFDDIQSLPRNAALRKLNDLIKRARLAKVHAYIISHLYDSMPSLFGKTKTKNKLINDLEKIFVELSHKHSISLGDFPNAQKMKEKLKLTDFGKLRSLSKSMVKKVDDMLAKDIAELMKLIQREETKAAEKIKSEGPSVKGGAFFASKDNPFSNTFGVGVNAGSDCDGEWIVSEKKSAYDEVFMKLNPADGKVKGSEAKKEMIKSKLPNTALAKVWRLADHDKDGMLTEEEFALAMHLINVRLEGHVLPDDLPKHLIPPSQRSDEPDLEEESD, encoded by the exons ATGCTTCGTTGGATATGTCGAGAAGAGAAGGAAAGAGAGCCAGAGATATTTGAAAACGTGTCGTTGGGTTTAAAGAATCTTTATAAAAGCAGACTTAAACCACTGGAAGAGGCATATAAATTCCATAACTTTCATTCACCTGCATTACACAATGCTGACTTTGACTCAAAGCCTATGATTTTACTAATAGGCCAGTACTCAACCGGAAAAACAACGTTCATTAGATATTTGTTGGAAAAAGATTTTCCAGGCATGAGAATTGGCCCCGAACCAACAACAGACTGCTTTATTGCTATAATGGCTGGTGCAAAAGACAAAGCCAGTGGAGTTGTCAATGAAGGGATTGTTCCTGGAAATGCTGCTGTTGTCGATGATACAAAACCTTTTAGGGCCCTTTCCTCATTCGGAAATGCATTTTTATCTCGGTTTTTATGTTCTCATATGgaaaatgaagttttaaacAGCATCAGCATCATCGACACTCCTGGTATTTTGTCTGGTGAAAAGCAGAGAGTAAACCGAGGTTATGATTTTGCAAAG GTGCTGACCTGGTTAGCAGAGAGAGTTGACCGGATCATTCTCTTGTTCGACGCTCACAAGCTTGACATTTCAGATGAGTTCCATGAAGCTCTCGACGCCGTTAAAACCTTTGATTCCAAGATTCGCGTTGTTCTAAATAAGTCGGACCAAGTCAACACTCAACAACTGATGAGGGTTTATGGAGCTCTTATGTGGTCCCTTGGAAAG GTAATAACCACACCGGAAGTGGTTAGGGTGTATATTGGGTCATTCTGGGACCAACCACTACGCTACGATGAAAACAGGCTCTTGTTTGAAGCTGAACGCAATGATCTCTTTGATGATATTCAAAGTCTGCCCAGGAATGCTGCTTTAAGAAAACTGAACGATTTAATTAAAAGAGCTAGACTAGCAAAG gtCCATGCTTATATCATCAGTCATTTGTATGACAGCATGCCGTCCCTGTTTGGCAAGACCAAGACCAAGAATAAGCTAATTAATGATCTGGAAAAAATCTTTGTCGAACTGTCTCATAAACACAGCATCTCACTTG GTGATTTCCCAAACgcacaaaaaatgaaagaaaaactgaaactCACAGATTTTGGCAAATTACGAAGCTTGAGTAAGTCCATGGTTAAAAAG GTTGACGACATGCTTGCAAAAGACATTGCCGAGTTGATGAAGTTGATTCAGAGAGAGGAAACTAAAGCTGCCGAGAAAATCAAGTCTGAAGGCCCTTCAGTTAAAG GTGGAGCATTTTTTGCTTCCAAAGATAATCCTTTCAGCAATACATTTGGAGTCGGAGTTAACGCTGGGAGCGATTGTGATGGAGAATGGATCGTTTCAGAGAAGAAATCAGCGTATGACGAAGTCTTCATGAAACTGAATCCGGCCGACGGCAAAGTCAAAGGAAGTGAAGCGAAGAAG GAAATGATCAAATCAAAACTCCCAAACACGGCACTGGCAAAGGTCTGGCGTTTGGCAGATCACGATAAAGATGGTATGCTGACCGAGGAAGAGTTTGCACTCGCAATGCATTTGATAAATGTTCGCTTGGAAGGACATGTCTTACCTGACGATCTTCCAAAGCACCTCATCCCACCTTCTCAAAGAT CTGATGAGCCTGACTTAGAAGAAGAATCAGATTAA
- the LOC143465707 gene encoding mRNA-decapping enzyme 1B-like: protein MESNIEMLINLNALLADIPHISNILGYANQVAVYRLDEESEEWEYLEMKGTLFVYSRSYPFKPGHVIINKLSPKDLTEPNTPSAEMIAEHCFLTYKYYGSTYGLMFQDYFDCICMGNLLKDVWKELENPPDFPCSTYSSSESSDDEELSDVASEENMA, encoded by the exons ATGGAGTCGAACATTGAAATGTTAATCAATTTGAACGCACTTCTGGCTGACATCCCTCACATTTCAAATATCTTGGGTTATGCTAATCAAGTGGCGGTTTATCGTCTTGATGAGGAAAGTGAAGAATGG GAATATCTTGAAATGAAAGGAACATTATTTGTTTATTCACG TTCTTATCCTTTCAAACCTGGCCATGTTATTATTAACAAACTTTCCCCGAAAGACCTCACGGAACCCAACACGCCTAGCGCCGAGATGATCGCCgaacattgttttttaacttACAAGTACTATGGAT CAACTTACGGCCTAATGTTTCAAGATTATTTCGACTGCATATGCATGGGAAATCTGTTGAAGGA TGTGTGGAAAGAGTTGGAGAATCCTCCGGACTTTCCCTGCAGCACTTATTCATCATCAGAGAGCAGTGATGATGAGGAGTTAAGCGATGTTGCTTCGGAGGAGAATATGGCCTAA